From Actinopolymorpha cephalotaxi, one genomic window encodes:
- a CDS encoding iron-containing alcohol dehydrogenase family protein — protein sequence MIPTPVVVDVRRGAIADLADLLADQRISAAGRVAIAVGPRSGEALAAQVRPYLSEADFFPVTDGTVDAAQDLAARVRGGSYDAIVGIGGGKVLDATKFAATRVGLPMVAVATNLAHDGIGSPVSILDNDAGRGSYGVAAPLAVVVDLDVVRRAPARSVRAGIGEVASNLSAIADWELAHELHGEPLDGLAIALARTSAEAVLHHPGTLTDDDFLRVLAEGLVLSGVAMVVAGSTRPCSGACHEISHAIDLLFPDRSGAHGEQVGVGAAFASSLWDDPDGRARGELIIRCLVRHGLPVDPAGLGFSSEEFAAVVARAPQTRPGRFTILEHRDLDQAGVAAAVREFARHLHESREGEESGLS from the coding sequence ATGATCCCCACGCCGGTCGTCGTCGACGTACGCCGGGGCGCCATCGCCGACCTCGCCGACCTGCTCGCCGACCAGCGCATCTCGGCCGCGGGCCGGGTGGCCATCGCCGTCGGCCCGCGCTCGGGTGAGGCGCTGGCGGCCCAGGTGCGCCCGTACCTCAGCGAGGCCGACTTCTTCCCCGTCACCGACGGGACCGTCGACGCCGCGCAGGATCTCGCCGCCCGGGTCCGCGGCGGGTCCTACGACGCGATCGTCGGCATCGGCGGCGGCAAGGTGCTGGACGCCACGAAGTTCGCCGCGACCCGGGTGGGCCTGCCGATGGTCGCGGTGGCCACCAACCTCGCCCACGACGGGATCGGCTCGCCGGTCAGCATCCTGGACAACGACGCCGGCCGCGGCTCCTACGGCGTCGCCGCGCCGCTGGCGGTGGTGGTCGACCTGGACGTCGTACGCCGGGCGCCGGCGCGGTCGGTCCGGGCCGGCATCGGCGAGGTGGCCTCCAACCTGTCCGCGATCGCCGACTGGGAGCTCGCCCACGAACTCCACGGCGAACCCCTGGACGGGCTGGCGATCGCGCTGGCCCGCACCTCCGCCGAGGCGGTCCTGCACCACCCGGGGACCCTGACCGACGACGACTTCCTCCGCGTTCTCGCCGAGGGCCTGGTGCTGTCCGGCGTGGCGATGGTGGTCGCCGGGTCCACCCGGCCCTGCAGCGGCGCCTGCCACGAGATCTCGCACGCGATCGACCTGCTCTTTCCGGATCGTTCGGGCGCGCACGGAGAGCAGGTCGGCGTCGGCGCGGCGTTCGCGTCCTCGCTGTGGGACGATCCCGACGGCCGGGCCCGGGGTGAGCTGATCATCCGGTGCCTGGTGCGGCACGGCCTGCCGGTCGACCCGGCCGGGCTGGGCTTCAGCTCGGAGGAGTTCGCCGCGGTCGTGGCCAGGGCGCCGCAGACCCGTCCGGGTAGGTTCACCATCCTGGAACACCGCGACCTCGACCAAGCAGGGGTGGCGGCCGCCGTGCGGGAGTTCGCCCGGCACCTGCACGAAAGCCGCGAAGGTGAGGAGAGCGGACTCTCATGA
- a CDS encoding CDP-alcohol phosphatidyltransferase family protein, which yields MTSLPTIAELRAKAQPPGLLDRRSGEHWAGRLYMRRISLYATRGFLATPLSPNQLTGLMIVAGIAAGFALLIPGLPGAILAALLVQLYLLLDCSDGEVARYTGRTSTTGVYLDRVGHYMCEAALLVGLGFRAAQVHPTGYAVLGLVAALGAVLIKAETDLVDIARARRGQETVTEEAVEPRGSALAKARRVALVLKFYRLILAIELSLVIVVAAVVDALLGNLLATHVLTVAVAVIAAVQVVLHLVSVLVSRRLA from the coding sequence ATGACCAGCCTGCCGACGATCGCCGAGCTGCGCGCCAAGGCGCAGCCGCCCGGCCTGCTCGATCGCCGCAGCGGCGAGCACTGGGCGGGCCGGCTCTACATGCGCCGGATCTCGCTGTACGCCACCCGCGGGTTCCTCGCCACGCCCCTGTCCCCCAACCAGCTCACCGGCCTGATGATCGTGGCCGGCATCGCGGCCGGTTTCGCGCTGCTGATCCCCGGCCTGCCGGGCGCGATCCTCGCGGCGCTCCTGGTCCAGCTCTACCTCCTGCTCGACTGCAGTGACGGCGAGGTCGCCCGCTACACCGGGCGCACCAGCACCACCGGCGTCTACCTCGACCGGGTGGGTCACTACATGTGCGAGGCGGCGCTCCTCGTCGGGCTGGGTTTCCGGGCCGCGCAGGTGCATCCGACGGGGTACGCCGTCCTCGGCCTGGTGGCCGCCCTCGGCGCGGTCCTGATCAAGGCCGAGACCGACCTGGTCGACATCGCCCGCGCCCGCAGGGGCCAGGAGACGGTGACCGAGGAGGCGGTGGAGCCACGCGGGTCGGCGCTGGCCAAGGCCCGGCGGGTGGCCCTCGTCCTGAAGTTCTACCGGCTCATCCTGGCCATCGAGCTGTCCCTGGTGATCGTCGTGGCCGCCGTCGTCGACGCCCTGCTGGGCAACCTCCTCGCCACCCACGTGCTCACCGTGGCGGTCGCGGTGATCGCGGCGGTCCAGGTGGTGCTGCACCTGGTGAGTGTCCTGGTGTCCCGGCGGCTCGCGTGA
- a CDS encoding glycosyltransferase family 2 protein, whose translation MGSTPLGSTPEPLRVAAVFLTMGDRPAELHRAITSVTGQLGEPVEVVVVANGVPAPDVPDGVTVVTLPANAGIPGGRNAGLAAASADIVMFVDDDGWLPRPTTAERLRDLFAEDPRLGIVSFHIVDPESGVTQRRHVPRVRVGDPNESSEVTTFLGGAAAIRQAVFDDVGTFPAAFFYAHEETDLAWRALDAGWRIRYDADCVLCHPATSPARHSAYFRLNARNRVWLAKRNLPKPVAAAYLATWVALTLARTRTISGLSAWSSGLLEGLRTPCGRRKPIAWRTVWRMTRLGRPPLV comes from the coding sequence TTGGGCAGTACTCCGCTCGGCAGTACGCCGGAGCCCCTGCGGGTCGCCGCCGTCTTCCTGACCATGGGCGACCGTCCGGCCGAGCTCCACCGGGCGATCACCAGCGTCACCGGCCAGCTCGGCGAACCCGTGGAGGTCGTGGTCGTCGCCAACGGCGTACCCGCCCCGGACGTGCCGGACGGTGTCACGGTGGTGACGTTGCCGGCCAACGCCGGCATCCCGGGCGGCCGCAACGCGGGCCTGGCCGCGGCGAGCGCCGACATCGTGATGTTCGTCGACGACGACGGGTGGCTGCCCCGGCCGACCACGGCCGAGCGGCTGCGTGACCTGTTCGCCGAGGACCCCCGCCTCGGCATCGTGTCGTTCCACATCGTCGACCCCGAGTCCGGGGTGACCCAGCGCCGGCACGTGCCGCGGGTGCGCGTGGGCGACCCGAACGAGTCCTCGGAGGTCACCACGTTCCTGGGCGGCGCCGCGGCGATCCGGCAGGCGGTCTTCGACGACGTGGGAACGTTCCCGGCGGCGTTCTTCTACGCCCACGAGGAGACCGACCTCGCCTGGCGGGCGCTGGACGCCGGCTGGCGGATCCGTTACGACGCCGACTGTGTCCTTTGTCACCCGGCGACGTCGCCGGCGCGGCACTCGGCGTACTTCCGGCTGAACGCCCGCAACCGCGTCTGGCTGGCCAAGCGCAACCTGCCCAAACCCGTCGCGGCCGCCTATCTGGCCACCTGGGTGGCACTGACCCTGGCTCGAACGCGTACCATCTCGGGGCTGAGCGCCTGGTCGTCCGGCTTGCTGGAAGGCCTTCGCACACCGTGCGGGCGCCGCAAACCGATCGCCTGGCGCACCGTGTGGCGCATGACCCGCCTGGGAAGGCCTCCACTGGTATGA
- a CDS encoding ABC transporter permease, translated as MTTTTTPPSPSELAAQYGLAPSSARPPLGDYIRQLWQRRHFITAFATSRTVTMYSGARLGQLWQVLTPLMNAAVYYLIFGLLFNTAHKIDNFTAFLVTGVFVMSFSTRSVTSGARAISGNLAMIRALHFPRATLPFSSTIVELQQMLVSMVVLCLIVLATGEPLTWSWLLVIPALALQTMFNIGLSLAMARIGATLPDISQLLPFITRVWLYFSGVFFLIPQRVHNHLMQEIMLANPASVYIELVRDAFIERHDAPHHAWQLAVAWAVVGFVVGFWYFWGAEEKYGRG; from the coding sequence GTGACCACCACCACGACCCCCCCGTCGCCGTCCGAACTCGCGGCGCAGTACGGCCTGGCACCGAGTTCGGCCCGCCCGCCGCTGGGTGACTACATCCGGCAGCTGTGGCAGCGACGGCACTTCATCACCGCGTTCGCGACCTCGCGGACGGTGACGATGTACTCCGGCGCCCGGCTCGGACAGCTCTGGCAGGTCCTCACGCCGCTGATGAACGCGGCGGTCTACTACCTGATCTTCGGCCTGCTGTTCAACACCGCGCACAAGATCGACAACTTCACCGCGTTCCTGGTGACCGGCGTCTTCGTGATGTCGTTCAGCACCAGGTCGGTGACGTCCGGCGCGCGGGCGATCTCCGGGAACCTCGCCATGATCCGGGCGCTGCACTTCCCCCGGGCGACGCTGCCGTTCTCGTCCACGATCGTCGAGCTGCAGCAGATGCTGGTGTCGATGGTCGTGCTGTGCCTGATCGTGCTGGCCACCGGCGAGCCGCTCACCTGGTCGTGGCTGCTGGTCATCCCCGCACTGGCGCTGCAGACGATGTTCAACATCGGGCTGAGCCTGGCGATGGCCCGGATCGGTGCCACCCTCCCGGACATCAGCCAGCTGCTGCCGTTCATCACCCGGGTCTGGCTGTACTTCTCCGGCGTGTTCTTCCTGATCCCGCAGCGGGTGCACAACCACCTGATGCAGGAGATCATGCTGGCCAACCCGGCGTCGGTCTACATCGAGCTGGTCCGGGACGCGTTCATCGAGCGGCACGACGCACCGCACCATGCCTGGCAGCTCGCCGTCGCCTGGGCGGTCGTCGGCTTCGTGGTCGGGTTCTGGTACTTCTGGGGAGCTGAGGAGAAGTACGGCCGTGGCTGA
- a CDS encoding acyl-CoA dehydrogenase family protein — protein MNDVPLFAPTDEHEAVRAACRDICRDKVAPHAADVDRLAAFPEAAYDALRAADFHAPHIPEIFGGVGADALATAIVIEEVARACASSSLIPAVNKLGTMPLLLAGSPELNKRYLTPVAAGEAMFSYCLSEPDAGSDAAAMRTRAVRDSDGWRLNGVKRWITNAGVSDYYTVFASTDPDSGARGISAFVVEKTDPGVTFGAPEKKLGIKGSPTCEVYLDDVRLPAGRLVGVVGEGFKLALRTLDHTRVTIAAQAVGIAQGALDYAVGYVKERRQFGQAVADFQGVQFMLADMATKLEAARQLTYAAAARSERTDPDLTFFGAAAKCFASDMAMEVTTDAVQLLGGYGYVQDYPVERMMRDAKITQIYEGTNQIQRVVLARQLLKG, from the coding sequence GTGAACGACGTCCCGCTCTTCGCCCCCACCGACGAGCACGAGGCCGTACGCGCCGCCTGCCGGGACATCTGCCGCGACAAGGTGGCACCGCACGCGGCCGACGTCGACCGGCTGGCCGCCTTCCCCGAGGCGGCGTACGACGCCCTGCGGGCCGCCGACTTCCACGCACCGCACATTCCGGAGATCTTCGGCGGCGTCGGCGCCGACGCGCTGGCCACCGCCATCGTGATCGAGGAGGTGGCCCGGGCCTGCGCGTCGAGCTCGCTGATCCCGGCGGTGAACAAGCTCGGCACGATGCCGCTGCTCCTCGCGGGCTCACCGGAGCTGAACAAGCGCTACCTCACCCCGGTCGCGGCGGGGGAGGCGATGTTCTCCTACTGCCTGTCCGAACCCGACGCCGGCAGCGACGCGGCGGCGATGCGCACCCGCGCGGTCCGCGACAGCGACGGCTGGCGGCTGAACGGCGTCAAGCGGTGGATCACCAACGCGGGCGTCTCCGACTACTACACCGTGTTCGCCAGCACCGACCCCGACAGCGGCGCCCGCGGCATCTCCGCGTTCGTGGTGGAGAAGACCGATCCCGGGGTGACCTTTGGCGCGCCGGAGAAGAAGCTCGGGATCAAGGGCTCGCCCACGTGCGAGGTCTACCTCGACGACGTACGCCTGCCCGCGGGCCGGCTCGTCGGCGTGGTGGGGGAGGGGTTCAAGCTGGCGCTGCGCACGCTGGACCACACCCGGGTGACGATCGCCGCGCAGGCGGTCGGGATCGCGCAGGGTGCGCTCGACTACGCGGTGGGCTACGTCAAGGAGCGGCGGCAGTTCGGGCAGGCGGTCGCGGACTTCCAGGGCGTGCAGTTCATGCTCGCGGACATGGCGACGAAGCTGGAGGCCGCCCGGCAGCTGACCTACGCCGCGGCCGCGCGGTCGGAGCGCACCGACCCGGACCTGACGTTCTTCGGCGCCGCGGCCAAGTGCTTCGCCTCCGACATGGCGATGGAGGTCACCACCGACGCGGTGCAGTTGCTCGGCGGCTACGGCTACGTGCAGGACTACCCCGTCGAGCGGATGATGCGGGACGCGAAGATCACCCAGATCTACGAGGGCACCAACCAGATCCAGCGGGTGGTGCTCGCCCGTCAGCTCCTCAAGGGGTGA
- a CDS encoding LCP family protein — protein MTLGAPGSAQLVAGNRAVGRFALRVAAAVLSVAVLLALVGLVSPRLLISLISNPGVLRFGQIALVVVAVGWLALFVDAWRLGRPLRMRQKQRLTSTVTMAAASVLAVSLVLTSAHYVGVARDSIARIFAGTTTTDPTAGRYNLLLLGADAGKDRVGLRPDSMTLVSIDERTGRAAMFSFPRNLQRVPFPPGSVMHKQFPNGFDCGDECLLNAVYTWATDHKQLFPGDPNPGITATEDAIRQMTGLKVNYYALIDMGGFEQLVDAVGGVRVNVRADVPITGRDGTVRGVIKAGDQRLDGYHALWYSRSRATTSDYDRMARQRCVMAAMLHQLDPATVLLKFQRIAEVGQQVVSTDIPASELDTMVDLALKAKRQKIVSVQFVPPLIKTARPDFSVIKENVGAAIKASKATPSPGPTANSAGRAKASGDQGAGSGSGSGGTGGSRSSGSSGSGSGSDAEKKQAVHELGQVCSAG, from the coding sequence ATGACGCTGGGGGCACCCGGATCGGCGCAGCTGGTCGCGGGCAACCGCGCCGTCGGCAGGTTCGCGCTGCGGGTGGCGGCGGCCGTACTCTCCGTCGCCGTACTCCTCGCACTGGTCGGGCTGGTCTCCCCGCGGCTGCTGATCTCCCTGATCTCCAACCCCGGCGTGCTCCGCTTCGGCCAGATCGCGCTGGTCGTCGTCGCCGTGGGCTGGCTGGCGCTGTTCGTGGACGCCTGGCGGCTCGGCCGTCCGCTCCGGATGCGGCAGAAGCAGCGGCTGACCTCGACCGTCACGATGGCGGCGGCGTCCGTACTCGCGGTGAGCCTGGTGCTCACCTCCGCCCACTACGTCGGGGTGGCCCGCGACTCCATCGCCCGGATCTTCGCCGGCACCACCACGACCGACCCGACCGCCGGGCGGTACAACCTGCTGCTGCTCGGAGCCGACGCCGGCAAGGACCGGGTGGGCCTGCGCCCGGACAGCATGACGCTGGTGTCCATCGACGAGCGGACCGGCCGGGCCGCGATGTTCAGCTTCCCCCGCAACCTCCAGCGGGTGCCGTTCCCGCCCGGCTCGGTGATGCACAAGCAGTTCCCGAACGGCTTCGACTGCGGCGACGAGTGCCTGCTGAACGCCGTCTACACCTGGGCCACCGACCACAAACAGCTGTTCCCCGGCGACCCGAACCCCGGGATCACCGCCACCGAGGACGCGATCCGGCAGATGACCGGGCTGAAGGTCAACTACTACGCCCTGATCGACATGGGCGGGTTCGAGCAGCTGGTCGACGCGGTCGGCGGCGTACGCGTGAACGTCCGGGCGGACGTACCGATCACCGGCCGGGACGGCACCGTACGCGGCGTCATCAAGGCGGGCGACCAGCGACTGGATGGCTACCACGCGTTGTGGTACTCCCGGTCACGGGCGACCACCAGCGACTACGACCGGATGGCCCGGCAGCGCTGTGTGATGGCCGCGATGCTGCACCAGCTCGACCCGGCCACCGTGCTGCTGAAGTTCCAGAGGATCGCCGAGGTGGGCCAGCAGGTCGTCTCCACCGACATCCCGGCCAGCGAGCTGGACACCATGGTCGACCTCGCGCTGAAGGCGAAGCGGCAGAAGATCGTCTCGGTGCAGTTCGTGCCGCCGCTGATCAAGACCGCGCGCCCGGACTTCTCGGTGATCAAGGAGAACGTCGGCGCCGCGATCAAGGCGTCCAAGGCGACGCCGAGCCCCGGTCCCACGGCGAATTCCGCGGGCAGGGCGAAGGCGAGCGGGGACCAGGGGGCGGGGTCGGGTTCCGGGTCGGGCGGTACCGGCGGCTCACGTAGCTCCGGTAGCTCCGGCTCCGGCAGTGGTTCGGACGCTGAGAAGAAGCAGGCCGTGCACGAGCTCGGCCAGGTCTGCTCCGCCGGCTGA
- a CDS encoding LCP family protein, translating into MPDGGRPQRPGPPDDEGRDSAHYGWLYEGAGRERSARENRSRARRGEAPSPEPTQPMPTRSGPDRGRGQRPQNPPPRAQRGGGRGEYAAYSGSGNDYGEGRGSDRGGDYGNDYRNEYADPRDDRDRPGAREYGGRPRGGGRAAPPPRGPGGRLLPEPKQRRRRSGFRLRRILLLLLVAWLVILIGVPILAWSRVTKVPYEPAGERPASGSGTNFLLVGSDSRQGLTAEQRNALGTGRAAGQRTDTIMILHVPSLAGSPTLVSLPRDSYVPVPGHGRNKINAAFSIGGPKLLTETVESATGLKMDSYVEIGFGGFVGVVEGLGGVTMCLPKSIKDEKAHIDLPSGCQNLNGPNALGYVRARYFDPKGDLGRVERQRQFLSAVVKKTASPGTLVNPVRYTRVGLSAGDALTVGEGTTVVDMARFGLAMRSLSSGSGTTLTVPVSSTSVSTPVGSAVRWDRQRALNLFHALRDGGPIPPSLIPND; encoded by the coding sequence ATGCCTGACGGCGGCCGCCCGCAACGACCGGGTCCACCCGACGACGAGGGTCGCGACTCCGCACACTACGGCTGGCTCTACGAAGGGGCCGGCCGGGAGCGGTCCGCGCGTGAGAACCGCTCCCGCGCCCGCCGGGGAGAGGCTCCCTCGCCGGAGCCCACCCAGCCGATGCCCACCCGTTCCGGCCCCGACCGCGGCCGCGGGCAGCGCCCCCAGAACCCCCCGCCACGTGCGCAGCGCGGCGGCGGCCGCGGCGAGTACGCCGCCTACTCAGGGTCCGGCAACGACTACGGCGAGGGCCGTGGCAGCGACCGGGGCGGCGACTACGGCAACGACTACCGGAACGAGTACGCCGACCCGCGGGACGACCGGGACCGTCCGGGCGCACGGGAGTACGGCGGGCGTCCCCGTGGCGGCGGCCGCGCCGCCCCTCCGCCCAGAGGCCCGGGTGGCCGGCTGCTGCCCGAGCCGAAGCAACGCCGTCGCCGGTCGGGATTCCGGCTGCGGCGGATCCTGCTCCTCCTGCTCGTCGCCTGGCTGGTCATCCTGATCGGCGTACCCATCCTCGCCTGGAGCCGGGTCACCAAGGTGCCGTACGAACCCGCCGGCGAACGCCCCGCGAGCGGCTCGGGCACCAACTTCCTGCTGGTCGGCTCCGACAGCCGGCAGGGCCTCACCGCCGAACAGCGCAACGCCCTGGGCACCGGGCGCGCGGCCGGTCAGCGCACGGACACGATCATGATCCTGCACGTGCCGAGCCTCGCCGGTTCGCCGACGCTGGTGTCCCTGCCCCGCGACTCCTACGTTCCGGTCCCCGGGCACGGCCGCAACAAGATCAACGCCGCCTTCTCCATCGGCGGGCCCAAGCTCCTCACCGAGACGGTGGAGAGCGCCACCGGCCTGAAGATGGACAGCTACGTCGAGATCGGGTTCGGCGGCTTCGTCGGCGTGGTCGAGGGCCTCGGCGGCGTCACCATGTGCCTGCCCAAGTCGATCAAGGACGAGAAGGCGCACATCGACCTGCCGTCCGGCTGCCAGAACCTCAACGGCCCGAACGCGCTGGGCTATGTCCGCGCCCGCTACTTCGACCCGAAGGGCGACCTGGGTCGGGTGGAGCGTCAACGGCAGTTCCTGTCCGCGGTGGTGAAGAAGACCGCGAGCCCGGGCACGCTGGTCAACCCGGTCCGCTACACCCGGGTCGGGCTGTCCGCGGGCGACGCACTGACCGTCGGCGAGGGCACGACGGTGGTCGACATGGCGCGGTTCGGGCTGGCGATGCGGTCGCTGTCGTCCGGCAGCGGCACGACCCTCACCGTTCCGGTGTCGAGTACGTCGGTGAGCACTCCGGTAGGAAGCGCGGTCCGCTGGGACCGCCAGCGGGCGCTCAACCTCTTCCACGCGCTGCGTGACGGCGGGCCGATCCCGCCCAGCCTGATCCCGAACGACTGA
- a CDS encoding ABC transporter ATP-binding protein, translating into MAEHLTGDITDAHGRTVRREPTSREVAPTVIVDDLHITYRVYGATAGKGNAPAAFKRILNRQSSPALREVHAIRGVTFTVHRGESVGLIGRNGSGKSTLLRAIAGLLPPTKGAVFTDGQPTLLGVNAALMTGLSGERNVILGCLAMGLTPEQARERYDDIVEFAGIGEFIDLPMQTYSSGMQQRLRFAIAAVKSHDVLMIDEALATGDAEFRKRSEERIRELRDEAGSVFLVSHSLDVVTETCTRVIWLDKGQIKMDGDAETVVKAYSAATSR; encoded by the coding sequence GTGGCTGAGCACCTGACCGGCGACATCACCGACGCACACGGCCGGACCGTGCGCCGCGAGCCCACGTCGCGCGAAGTGGCGCCGACGGTGATCGTCGACGACCTGCACATCACCTATCGCGTGTACGGCGCGACCGCGGGCAAGGGCAACGCGCCCGCGGCGTTCAAGCGGATCCTCAACCGCCAGAGCTCTCCTGCGCTGCGCGAGGTGCATGCCATCCGCGGTGTGACGTTCACCGTCCACCGGGGTGAGTCCGTCGGGCTGATCGGCCGCAACGGCTCCGGCAAGAGCACCCTGCTCCGCGCCATCGCCGGCCTGCTGCCACCGACCAAGGGTGCGGTGTTCACCGACGGGCAGCCCACCCTGCTCGGCGTCAACGCCGCGCTGATGACCGGCCTGAGCGGCGAGCGCAACGTCATCCTCGGCTGCCTGGCCATGGGCCTCACGCCGGAGCAGGCGAGGGAGCGCTACGACGACATCGTGGAGTTCGCCGGCATCGGCGAGTTCATCGATCTGCCCATGCAGACGTACTCCTCCGGCATGCAGCAGCGGCTGCGGTTCGCGATCGCGGCGGTGAAGAGCCACGACGTGCTGATGATCGACGAGGCGCTGGCCACCGGCGACGCGGAGTTCCGCAAGCGCAGCGAGGAGCGCATCCGCGAGCTGCGTGACGAGGCCGGCTCGGTGTTCCTGGTCAGCCACAGCCTGGACGTCGTGACCGAGACCTGCACCCGGGTGATCTGGCTGGACAAGGGCCAGATCAAGATGGACGGCGACGCCGAGACGGTGGTCAAGGCCTACAGCGCGGCCACCAGCCGCTGA
- a CDS encoding YbaB/EbfC family nucleoid-associated protein — MTRFGMPELDRHLEHLMQAATKMRDMQERIAEIRGVGEAADGRVRVEADNSGRVCDVQIDPRAMRLASQDLAEAITAASQQAADDVSAQTQELMNELMPADLPMADLLKSDLAANLPEDAAQALNTVATGSDPAESVAAALAQLRSRMPR; from the coding sequence ATGACCCGCTTCGGAATGCCCGAGCTCGACCGCCACCTCGAACACCTCATGCAGGCGGCGACGAAGATGCGCGACATGCAGGAGAGGATCGCCGAGATCCGTGGAGTCGGCGAGGCGGCCGACGGCCGGGTGCGGGTCGAGGCCGACAACTCCGGACGGGTCTGCGACGTGCAGATCGACCCGCGGGCGATGCGGCTGGCCTCGCAGGACCTGGCCGAGGCGATCACGGCGGCGAGTCAGCAGGCCGCCGACGACGTCAGCGCGCAGACCCAGGAGCTGATGAACGAGCTGATGCCGGCCGACCTGCCGATGGCCGATCTGCTGAAGAGCGACCTGGCCGCCAACCTTCCCGAGGACGCCGCCCAGGCGCTGAACACCGTCGCCACGGGGTCGGACCCGGCGGAGTCGGTGGCGGCGGCACTGGCCCAACTGCGTTCCCGGATGCCCCGGTGA
- a CDS encoding glycosyltransferase family 2 protein — translation MTGTPQPVPPEPPEPAGTPWPGVSVVMPVRNEERHLRTAVAQVLSQDYPGRLELVVAVAPSRDRTQQIAEELVAEDARVRLVENPAGIAPTGLNAAIRATTYEVVVRVDGHGILSPGYIRRAVELLAETGADNVGGVMAAEGEPGFEEAAARAYVSPIGLGGARFHSGGEAGEVDSVYLGVFRRETLERLGGFDDTFVRAQDWELNHRIRQAGGTVWFSPELRVTYHPRSRLSDLVRQFYLTGKWRRAIGRTHPGTFNYRYLAPPLAVLGCGLGLVLGLAGLVAGLPWLLLGFVLPVGYLLAVLAASLVEGRGMSLRGRAWLPVVVATMHMTWGAGFLVSPRSLGRRTPQPTKV, via the coding sequence GTGACGGGAACACCCCAGCCCGTACCCCCTGAACCCCCCGAACCCGCCGGAACCCCCTGGCCGGGCGTCTCGGTGGTGATGCCGGTCCGCAACGAGGAGCGCCATCTGCGGACCGCCGTGGCGCAGGTCCTGTCCCAGGACTACCCGGGCCGGCTGGAGCTGGTGGTCGCCGTCGCCCCGTCCCGCGACCGCACCCAGCAGATCGCCGAGGAACTCGTCGCCGAGGACGCCCGCGTCCGGCTGGTGGAGAATCCTGCCGGCATAGCGCCGACCGGGCTGAACGCCGCGATCAGGGCGACGACGTACGAGGTCGTCGTCCGCGTCGACGGGCACGGCATCCTCTCCCCGGGCTACATCCGCCGGGCGGTGGAGCTGCTCGCCGAGACCGGGGCGGACAACGTGGGTGGGGTGATGGCGGCCGAGGGCGAGCCCGGCTTCGAGGAGGCGGCCGCCCGTGCCTACGTCAGCCCGATCGGGCTCGGCGGCGCCCGCTTCCATTCCGGCGGCGAGGCCGGCGAGGTCGACTCGGTCTACCTCGGCGTCTTCCGCCGGGAGACCCTCGAGCGGCTGGGCGGCTTCGACGACACCTTCGTTCGCGCCCAGGACTGGGAGCTCAACCACCGGATCCGCCAGGCCGGCGGGACGGTGTGGTTCAGTCCCGAGCTACGGGTCACCTACCACCCGCGGTCCAGGCTGTCGGACCTGGTGCGGCAGTTCTACCTCACCGGCAAGTGGCGCCGCGCGATCGGGCGTACCCACCCCGGCACGTTCAACTACCGCTACCTCGCCCCGCCGCTGGCCGTCCTCGGCTGCGGGCTCGGCCTCGTGCTCGGCCTGGCCGGCCTCGTCGCCGGCCTGCCGTGGCTGTTGCTCGGCTTCGTACTTCCCGTCGGCTACCTGCTCGCCGTGCTCGCCGCGTCCCTGGTCGAGGGGCGGGGGATGTCGCTGCGCGGGCGGGCATGGCTGCCAGTCGTGGTGGCCACCATGCACATGACCTGGGGAGCGGGTTTCCTGGTCAGCCCGCGTTCACTCGGCCGGCGTACGCCGCAGCCGACGAAGGTCTGA